The following are from one region of the Paenibacillus sp. KS-LC4 genome:
- the pth gene encoding aminoacyl-tRNA hydrolase: protein MKWIVGLGNPGTQYQGTRHNVGFMVIDELARRWGIQVTQSKCKALIGEGNVNGTKVVLIKPMTYMNLSGESVRSFIDYFKSDVTEGLVVYDDLDTEVGRIRLRFQGGPGGHNGIKSLIAHLGTQTFDRIRMGITRPQPGGNIADYVLSNFPKSEQEQLKMMIEQACDAAEFSLKASFEETMAKFNR, encoded by the coding sequence ATGAAATGGATTGTGGGACTCGGCAACCCTGGGACGCAATATCAGGGCACGAGGCACAACGTTGGATTTATGGTTATTGATGAGCTCGCACGGCGATGGGGCATTCAAGTAACGCAAAGCAAATGCAAAGCGCTGATTGGCGAGGGTAATGTGAATGGTACGAAGGTTGTGCTGATCAAGCCGATGACTTATATGAATTTGTCAGGAGAATCGGTGCGCTCGTTCATTGATTATTTTAAATCTGATGTGACCGAAGGACTTGTCGTATACGATGATCTCGATACGGAGGTTGGGCGTATTCGTCTTCGTTTCCAAGGCGGGCCCGGCGGACATAATGGCATTAAATCGCTGATTGCACATTTGGGCACGCAGACGTTTGACCGGATTCGGATGGGGATTACGCGTCCACAGCCCGGCGGCAACATTGCCGACTATGTGCTATCCAACTTTCCGAAAAGCGAGCAGGAGCAGCTGAAAATGATGATTGAGCAGGCTTGTGATGCAGCGGAATTTTCACTGAAAGCGTCTTTTGAGGAGACGATGGCGAAGTTTAATCGCTAG